The Stomoxys calcitrans chromosome 3, idStoCalc2.1, whole genome shotgun sequence genome includes a region encoding these proteins:
- the LOC106092586 gene encoding uncharacterized protein LOC106092586 translates to MKYFGIFVIILFKILICKSDVYEEAFNGNGDSMQIAIAELFVNPNDNVNMEQIRHIEDALHWKSNPCENFLHFACGNWPYFMEADVLDIRHVVDAKNNMEFAMIFEQQNPKFPAINFMGQVRNYYGSCRRVQKRGKALNPLEYLKWLEFNENLIWVAFDNRSDGPKRNNRAFNWVQMLAIFRKYGLNNFIIHEEVVQHPWNNTKTVTALKKPYAESATHFLGPQEDEHRKFTLWNISDSLDHRAFVEFDLKLKKVVDYHNNGTETRPQFITFKQLKDMQLEWLAVYLIIISHPVPVEPQMEIYIEDIGYMKTIKLFLDEVEDTQLLARYLQLNFLSQSINGFHDPGYYDCTPSTRLQFPLAMQWLYKYLHPEISHDFYEIHQLFTNLKRIMRKKLSTFFNGKARDYVVGKIDNIKLKMLNVWQPSLEHFYESLHLDPFDYVGNRLKLKHKYFRASHSNSAGKVTQGAFEFLNLDSIVPWVTYWPSN, encoded by the exons atgaaatatttcggaatatttgttataattttGTTTAAGATTTTGATTTGTAAAAGTGACGTTTATGAAGAAGCCTTTAACGGAAATGGCGATTCCATGCAGATTGCCATTGCCGAATTATTTGTGAATCCCAATGACAATGTAAACATGGAGCAGATACGCCACATCGAAGATGCCTTGCATTGGAAGAGCAATCCCTGtgagaattttttgcattttgcctGTGGCAATTGGCCTTATTTTATGGAAGCGGATGTTCTCGATATTCGGCATGTGGTTGATGCCAAAAATAATATGGAATTCGCCATGATTTTTGAACAGCAAAATCCCAAATTTCCCGCCATTAATTTCATGGGGCAGGTACGTAATTACTATGGATCTTGTAGACGAGTGCAGAAGAGGGGAAAAGCTCTCAATCCTTTGGAGTATCTAAAGTGGTTGGAGTTCAATGAGAATCTCATTTGGGTAGCGTTTGACAATCGTAGCGATGGACCCAAGAGAAATAATCGTGCCTTCAATTGGGTGCAAATGTTGGCCATCTTCCGCAAATATGGCCTTAACAATTTCATCATACACGAAGAGGTTGTGCAGCATCCTTGGAATAACACCAAAACTGTGACAGCCCTAAAGAAGCCATATGCCGAAAGTGCAACACATTTTCTCGGTCCTCAGGAGGATGAACACAGGAAGTTTACCTTATGGAACATTTCCGATAGCCTAGATCACCGGGCATTTGTAGAGTTTGATTTGAAACTTAAAAAAGTGGTGGATTATCACAACAATGGCACTGAGACAAGGCCACAATTCATTACCTTTAAGCAGTTAAAAGACATGCAACTGGAGTGGTTGGCCGTTTATCTGATCATAATATCGCACCCTGTGCCAGTGGAGCCTCAAATGGAAATCTACATTGAAGACATAGGCTATATGAAGACCATAAAATTATTTCTGGACGAAGTAGAGGATACTCAGCTTTTGGCCCGCTACTTGCAGTTGAATTTCCTGAGCCAGTCCATCAATGGATTTCATGATCCTGGTTACTATGATTGTACCCCAAGCACCAGACTTCAATTTCCTTTGGCCATGCAGTGGCTGTACAAATATCTGCATCCAGAAATCAGCcatgatttctatgaaatccaccagCTGTTCACAAATTTAAAGCGAATTATGCGCAAAAAACTCTCAACCTTTTTCAATGGCAAAGCTCGAGATTATGTGGTTGGTAAAATTgacaatattaaattaaaaatgctcAATGTCTGGCAACCCTCGCTTGAGCACTTCTATGAGAGCCTGCATTTGGATCCTTTCGATTATGTCGGCAATCGTTTAAAGCTGAAGCACAAATATTTTCGAGCAAGCCACTCGAACTCGGCAGGCAAAGTAACTCAAGGAGCTTTTGAGTTTTTAAATCTGGATAGCATTG TTCCCTGGGTTACTTATTGGCCCTCGAACTAA